One genomic segment of Hordeum vulgare subsp. vulgare chromosome 2H, MorexV3_pseudomolecules_assembly, whole genome shotgun sequence includes these proteins:
- the LOC123431463 gene encoding disease resistance protein RGA2-like, producing MADAALRAAQWVVGKALAPVADGLLGAWAATNNFGPNVDALSTELLLVKATLEQASLKELDGRAMEMLLQKLRDSAHNAEDLLDELDYFRIHDALHNTDDAAGEHGKGYIRDLAFNARHTAKAVGKQVNCCPWQRAKHRQSSQGDSSSATDANQEVSGCMPKLIAKLLPCSSSPHPHVSADEQDHGNAHKTPKLDFNRADFSQRMKDIVEKLQPVRKDVNEILQGCGARIALDIAQHRPTTTPQSAEPELYGRVRVMNSIIHDITEGQYCDKGLTVLPVVGPGGMGKTTLIQHIYHNQQVQNHFPVRIWICVSFNFNLDKVLQEIKRYTLPVEGENGCSTTQELIEHRLKYKRFLLVLDDIWQFTDVDDWKKLLLILSKSQENGSMILVTTRFQEIAKKVRAIGNSIQLNGLEPEEFRKLFLVYVFDDGQCPGNKVHLLNKIMEKLKGSPLAAKTVGRLLRTDPSMSHWRRVLNSEEWETDNNGIMSALKLSYDFLPFNLQRCFLYSALFPEDYHFRSRELISLWVGLDILTPCSQNTTFEGGLRILNDLVIHGFFREEENVGEPRYVMHDLLHELALKVASNDCLSLRLPNVGSVKIQPTTRHLSISTENLHEYDAVSGEKLKSELEKLKTVLKVEHLQTLMLFGEIDEGFVKIFGDFLGEANALRLLHFPKMLCPVESMLQNFSGLFHLRYLCLGTKERQMHLPLSISKFYHLRILDLDLWDGSRDLPENMSNLAKLCHFYVPSDDQLHSDIHNVGRLKLLEELKVFQVKKKGEGFEPKQLEHLSKLRELGIYNLEKIHTEEEAAHAKLIEKNYLRRLTLDWDSKRSTVEPGVEAAVLERLQPHGDLQVLCIRGHGGPSCPTWLGDEFAVEALQSLYLDGVSWEVFPSLGKAWDLHEIRLEDIARPKEFIIEECFCRLTQLTLIGLGSFQKWVYTGEQESSMDGELLPPDSHMFPLLQVLIIRECPRLLGLPFPNHIVSPDWFPKLQELEVTDCRVFSSVVLISWIESLHHVEMKNVKLLKSFRYSKSWICAGLEIIGEADLHNIDQVLVFDKETDVEKLTLEKCPPLELKHLLMLTSLKTLFVKSSVGLVGPLGGGQSDVEWQLPVEHIWISDLNGNSGEELTELLRHLPNLSKLQIWTCKNIKKLVVGVDVQQTTSEASEMGGGEITAAAADEEDDGVLLFPAHLSDSLQELLFNGCSELVLVDPPTLVPGGGALQALRSLKRLTIRGFPKILSTFSFSCHIFPSSLQSLELWDVQGMGTLEPLSNLSSLTILELYSCGEDLKCQGLWSLLTTGGQLKELTVTRSPRFFAGWDPNPRRALEVAEGGEEQQTQLVSSTLQELSTDDIAGLLAAPVCRFLSSSVTKLALYGHVSRGMERFSKEQEDALQLLSSLQELVFWCFKDLQQLPAGLRNLTSLKILSVKLCPAISSLPNNTLSDSLKQLNVYKCTEELEQYCRGLEGTKGFAFEFYSTLF from the exons ATGGCCGATGCCGCCCTCAGGGCGGCACAATGGGTGGTGGGCAAGGCGCTGGCCCCCGTCGCGGATGGCTTGCTGGGGGCTTGGGCAGCGACCAACAACTTTGGCCCCAACGTCGACGCCCTCAGCACCGAACTTCTGCTCGTCAAGGCCACGCTCGAGCAAGCTTCTCTCAAGGAGCTTGACGGGCGGGCCATGGAGATGCTGCTTCAGAAGCTGCGGGACTCGGCGCACAATGCCGAAGACTTGTTGGACGAGCTGGACTACTTCCGCATCCACGATGCGCTCCATAACACGGACGATGCCGCAGGCGAGCACGGCAAGGGTTACATCCGCGACCTTGCCTTCAACGCTCGCCACACCGCCAAAGCTGTCGGCAAGCAGGTCAACTGTTGCCCTTGGCAGCGTGCTAAACACCGgcagagttcccaaggagattcctCCTCGGCAACAGACGCCAATCAGGAGGTCAGCGGATGCATGCCCAAGCTGATCGCCAAACTGCTCCCTTGCTCATCTTCCCCGCATCCACATGTTAGCGCTGATGAACAAGACCATGGCAATGCACACAAAACACCAAAGCTTGACTTTAATAGGGCTGATTTCTCTCAAAGGATGAAGGACATTGTAGAGAAACTGCAGCCTGTGCGTAAGGATGTTAATGAGATTCTGCAAGGTTGTGGCGCTAGAATTGCTCTAGACATTGCCCAGCATCGTCCCACCACCACACCCCAAAGTGCAGAGCCAGAACTGTATGGGAGGGTCCGTGTCATGAATAGCATCATACATGATATCACTGAGGGTCAATACTGTGACAAGGGTCTAACCGTGCTACCGGTTGTTGGTCCAGGGGGAATGGGGAAGACAACTCTGATACAACACATATATCACAACCAACAAGTGCAGAATCATTTTCCAGTCAGGATTTGGATATGcgtatccttcaatttcaacctcGATAAGGTGCTACAAGAGATTAAAAGATATACCCTTCCTGTTGAAGGTGAAAATGGGTGTAGTACAACACAAGAGTTGATTGAACACAGGTTGAAATACAAAAGATTCTTACTTGTATTGGATGATATATGGCAGTTTACTGATGTGGATGACTGGAAAAAACTATTGTTGATACTCAGCAAGTCACAAGAAAATGGTTCCATGATTCTAGTAACAACTCGTTTTCAAGAAATAGCAAAAAAGGTTAGAGCAATTGGCAATTCAATACAACTGAACGGTTTGGAACCTGAAGAGTTTAGGAAGTTATTCCTTGTATATGTCTTTGATGATGGGCAATGTCCAGGGAATAAAGTTCATTTGCTAAATAAGATAATGGAAAAACTTAAGGGCTCCCCTCTTGCAGCAAAGACTGTTGGTAGATTACTGAGGACAGACCCTAGTATGAGTCACTGGAGAAGGGTCCTAAACAGTGAAGAATGGGAGACCGATAACAATGGAATTATGTCTGCCTTGAAGCTTAGCTATGACTTTCTCCCTTTCAATCTGCAACGGTGTTTTCTCTATTCTGCATTATTTCCTGAAGATTACCATTTCAGAAGCCGTGAGCTCATCAGCCTATGGGTCGGACTAGATATTTTGACACCTTGTAGTCAAAACACAACCTTTGAAGGTGGTCTGAGAATTTTAAATGATTTAGTCATCCATGGATTTTTCAGGGAAGAGGAGAACGTTGGTGAACCACGGTATGTCATGCATGACCTACTGCATGAGTTGGCATTGAAGGTTGCATCGAATGATTGTCTTAGTTTACGTCTCCCTAATGTTGGATCAGTTAAAATTCAGCCAACAACCCGACACTTGTCTATAAGCACAGAGAACTTGCATGAATATGATGCAGTGTCTGGTGAAAAATTAAAGAGTGAATTGGAAAAACTGAAGACAGTATTGAAGGTTGAACATTTGCAAACACTGATGTTATTCGGAGAAATTGATGAAGGTTTTGTCAAGATATTTGGTGATTTTTTGGGGGAAGCGaacgctcttcgtcttcttcatttTCCCAAAATGCTTTGTCCCGTGGAGTCCATGTTAcaaaacttttcaggactttttcaCCTACGATACCTATGTCTCGGGACAAAGGAGCGGCAGATGCATTTACCACTTAGCATATCTAAATTTTATCATTTAAGGATTCTAGATCTTGATTTGTGGGATGGTAGCCGTGATTTGCCCGAAAACATGAGCAACCTTGCCAAGTTGTGCCATTTTTATGTCCCAAGTGATGATCAGCTTCATTCTGATATTCATAATGTGGGAAGACTTAAACTCTTAGAAGAGTTAAAGGTATTTCAAGTCAAAAAAAAAGGTGAAGGATTTGAACCAAAGCAACTAGAGCATTTAAGCAAGCTCAGGGAGCTTGGCATCTACAACCTTGAGAAAATACAcacagaagaagaagcagctcatGCAAAACTGATAGAGAAAAACTACCTGAGGAGGTTAACATTGGATTGGGATAGTAAGCGATCTACTGTTGAGCCTGGTGTGGAAGCAGCGGTTCTTGAGAGACTTCAGCCACATGGAGATCTTCAGGTGTTGTGCATTAGAGGGCATGGAGGTCCGTCTTGTCCAACATGGCTGGGCGATGAGTTTGCTGTTGAGGCTCTACAATCTCTTTATCTGGATGGTGTTTCTTGGGAAGTTTTCCCTTCTTTAGGGAAGGCGTGGGATCTTCATGAAATAAGGTTGGAGGATATTGCGAGACCGAAGGAGTTTATCATAGAGGAATGCTTTTGCAGGCTAACACAACTTACACTCATTGGCCTTGGAAGTTTTCAAAAATGGGTTTACACAGGTGAACAAGAGTCTTCCATGGATGGAGAGTTGTTGCCACCAGATTCTCATATGTTCCCCCTTTTGCAAGTTCTGATTATTAGAGAGTGCCCGAGACTGTTGGGGTTGCCTTTCCCAAACCACATTGTTTCCCCGGATTGGTtccccaagctacaagagcttgagGTAACCGACTGTCGAGTATTCTCGTCAGTGGTTCTCATCTCCTGGATTGAAAGTCTGCATCATGTCGAGATGAAAAATGTAAAGCTACTAAAGAGTTTTAGGTACTCAAAATCATGGATTTGTGCAGGATTGGAGATTATTGGAGAGGCTGATTTGCATAACATAGACCAAGTGTTAGTTTTTGATAAAGAAACAGATGTAGAGAAGCTGACACTGGAAAAGTGCCCACCTCTGGAGTTGAAGCACCTTCTGATGCTAACCTCGCTGAAGACACTGTTTGTAAAAAGTTCAGTTGGTCTAGTTGGACCACTAGGAGGAGGTCAGAGTGATGTGGAATGGCAGCTCCCTGTTGAGCATATCTGGATCTCGGACTTAAATGGTAATAGTGGCGAGGAACTGACAGAGCTCCTCCGCCACCTCCCAAATCTCTCCAAATTGCAAATATGGACatgtaaaaatataaaaaagctgGTAGTGGGGGTGGATGTGCAACAAACAACATCAGAAGCATCAGAGATGGGGGGAGGTGAAattacagcagcagcagcagatgaaGAGGATGATGGAGTGTTGCTCTTCCCAGCTCATCTCAGTGACTCACTACAGGAATTGTTGTTCAATGGCTGCTCAGAGTTGGTCCTGGTGGATCCGCCAACTCTTGTTCCTGGAGGAGGAGCGCTACAAGCCTTGCGATCCCTCAAGAGATTAACAATACGGGGGTTCCCAAAGATTCTATCCACTTTCTCCTTTTCCTGTCACATTTTCCCTTCCTCCCTGCAGTCTCTGGAGCTTTGGGATGTGCAAGGCATGGGGACACTGGAGCCCCTCTCAAACCTCTCTTCTCTCACCATATTAGAATTGTATAGTTGTGGAGAGGATCTGAAATGTCAGGGCTTGTGGTCTCTCCTTACCACCGGGGGCCAGCTCAAAGAATTAACAGTCACTCGCAGCCCTAGATTCTTTGCTGGTTGGGATCCCAATCCTAGACGGGCTTTGGAGGTTGCTGAGGGAGGTGAAGAGCAGCAGACACAGCTTGTTTCATCCACACTGCAGGAGCTCTCGACAGATGACATAGCAGGACTCCTTGCTGCACCCGTCTGCAGATTCCTCTCTTCCTCCGTCACCAAGCTGGCACTTTATGGGCATGTCTCTCGTGGGATGGAGCGGTTCAGCAAGGAGCAAGAGGACGCCCTTCAGCTCCTCTCCTCCCTCCAGGAGCTAGTGTTTTGGTGTTTCAAGGACCTTCAACAACTCCCTGCAGGGCTGCGTAACCTTACCAGCCTCAAGATATTATCAGTAAAACTCTGTCCAGCCATCTCGTCATTGCCCAACAATACCCTCTCGGATTCACTGAAACAGCTGAATGTCTATAAATGCACCGAGGAGCTAGAACAGTACTGTAGGGGATTGGAGGGAACCAAG GGCTTTGCATTCGAGTTCTATTCTACACTCTTCTAG